Below is a genomic region from Candidatus Neomarinimicrobiota bacterium.
AGAAGTGGCATGGTCTCAGAAGGCACTTTTGCAGCTCCAATTCTATCCTGGGTCCTGGCCAGAGCCTCCAGAGCGGTTTGTTCAGCGTCAACCAGATCTTCCAGATGACGCGCCCGATAATAGCGCCAGCCCTCAGGTTTTTTATCGCCTTCGCCCTGCATGGAAACAGAAGCACCCTGCGTGAATGAGGTTGATTCCGTATGACCCTCAAAGCCATTTGATTTCAAGTGGTAGCTTTCACTATGATTATCATAAAATCCTGAAGCAATTGAAATAATACGATCATCTTTGCCCTTCAGGTAGGCTCCCAACTCTTTGGCTCTGTTCTGGCGCTCTTCAGCAGTGATATCACTCTGACTTGAATCATTTAAGTCAAGGTCACCTTCGGGCTGACCCTTGTACAATTCAGGATCAGGGAGTTTGCGAAATTCATCTGCTTCCAGGAAGCTGGTAAGATCCACTGCATTGCGGATGAATTTTTCCAGAGATTCCTTGCGCAAATCATTGGTTGAGTGACTGGAATAGCGGCCATTGGCAAAGAGCTCAATCCACATGGATTGTTGTGTTGACTCTTTCAGGGTTTCGACCTTGCCATCGCGATAATCAACGGATACGCTGCGGGAGTGATTTATACCAAGAGCTGACTCGGATGCACCGAACTGTCTGGCTTTTTTCTGA
It encodes:
- a CDS encoding TldD/PmbA family protein, which codes for MEKNVYLDLGYWIQKKARQFGASESALGINHSRSVSVDYRDGKVETLKESTQQSMWIELFANGRYSSHSTNDLRKESLEKFIRNAVDLTSFLEADEFRKLPDPELYKGQPEGDLDLNDSSQSDITAEERQNRAKELGAYLKGKDDRIISIASGFYDNHSESYHLKSNGFEGHTESTSFTQGASVSMQGEGDKKPEGWRYYRARHLEDLVDAEQTALEALARTQDRIGAAKVPSETMPLLLENSNAAGLFWRLLGPLSAGSIQQKNSFLADKKGQKIASELLTITDEPSIVRGLGSRYYDGDGIAAKTMPLFTNGVLNNYFVDVYYGNKLGWKS